A stretch of the Uranotaenia lowii strain MFRU-FL chromosome 3, ASM2978415v1, whole genome shotgun sequence genome encodes the following:
- the LOC129755926 gene encoding uncharacterized protein LOC129755926 isoform X1: protein MCDILSAISYGLYSHQHHRERPQKRMKINMTIPSRPAPPPPQASSSNKTNRYSPATNWDDNPFGSSSSMNGQSTSSHIYQPPPMVSAKPKKVPPPRPPPPKMVPALKKPGQQQSINILSNLFGQKRNLGTSKTAPPPVSSSQKGSAPIKLPPPPKLPQPPSSSSQHHMPNYGSVASTPSASGVDMLISFDSPPSSPTFTQKSCSDCISVDSFSSDSNYSSPNNGNMSQAESGFEDDFVSHHDYQRSKTTTPASMGLNGPKVNAMKDLWDLSDPFGMAPPAPTKATPGGSSTSTNNNSSSNYTIYAPLSSATIRAPAVNSKLYEADFVDPLCNGKSVAPKVQTVSMPTIIKASSGSGSAGSSQKSTPVHHHPAIKPKPIGLNQPPAPHWLASKPIVNNMHVQNETVVGFVHQIGEESLDSLPSLPMPNIPPPPPPPGCVVEDTVDPLLSSEVLDEHQEPYGIALYDFNGETDEDLGFRANDKIYLLKRLNDEWLLGRDRRGCEGMFPSNYIDVRVPIPDESHSGTAVVTSKSVNGSNGRLSGTSSPSHPKVRVIYTFNGEVTGDLSLVENDYVKVMYQITPEWLYGESTTGQRGQFPANFLEYVPSNLPPMPASSSG from the exons ATGTGTGATATTTTATCGGCCATATCCTATGGATTGTACTCACATCAACACCACCGGGAAAGAccacaaaaaagaatgaaaat AAACATGACGATTCCGTCTAGGCCGGCACCGCCCCCTCCACAAGCTTCGTCGTCCAACAAAACTAACCGGTACAGTCCAGCCACGAACTGGGATGATAACCCTTTCGGAAGTAGCAGCAGCATGAATGGGCAAAGTACATCCAGTCACATTTACCAGCCACCGCCGATGGTAAGTGCGAAGCCAAAAAAAGTTCCCCCACCGAGGCCTCCGCCGCCTAAAATGGTGCCGGCCCTCAAAAAACCCGGTCAGCAGCAGTCCATCAACATCTTATCGAATCTGTTTGGACAAAAGCGGAATCTGGGAACTAGCAAAACTGCACCACCACCAGTTTCTTCATCACAGAAAGGGTCGGCCCCGATAAAATTGCCACCTCCACCTAAGCTTCCGCAGCCACCATCTTCATCCAGTCAGCACCATATGCCCAACTATGGATCGGTGGCTTCCACGCCAAGCGCCAGCGGGGTCGATATGTTGATCAGTTTTGACTCACCGCCCAGCTCACCAACCTTCACGCAAAAGTCATGCAGTGATTGCATCAGCGTAGACAGCTTCAGTTCCGATTCCAACTATTCTTCGCCCAACAATGGGAACATGTCTCAGGCCGAAAGTGGATTCGAAGACGACTTTGTCAGCCATCACGATTACCAGCGATCGAAAACTACAACACCTGCTTCGATGGGCTTGAACGGCCCCAAGGTAAACGCCATGAAGGACCTCTGGGATCTTTCCGACCCGTTCGGAATGGCACCACCAGCACCTACTAAAGCTACTCCCGGCGGTAGCAGCACCAGCACCAATAATAATAGTTCTAGCAACTACACCATCTACGCACCACTTAGCTCTGCCACGATTCGAGCTCCGGCGGTGAATAGCAAGCTATACGAAGCCGATTTCGTCGATCCACTGTGCAATGGAAAATCCGTTGCCCCCAAAGTACAAACCGTCTCAATGCCAACCATCATCAAAGCATCGTCCGGAAGTGGAAGTGCTGGCAGCAGTCAAAAGTCCACTCCAGTGCACCATCATCCTGCCATCAAACCCAAACCAATCGGATTGAACCAGCCACCGGCACCGCATTGGCTAGCGTCTAAACCCATAGTCAACAACATGCATGTACAAAACGAGACCGTTGTTGGTTTTGTCCACCAGATCGGGGAGGAATCGCTGGATTCGTTACCTTCGCTACCGATGCCAAACATTCCACCACCACCACCGCCGCCAGGATGCGTCGTTGAAGATACCGTCGATCCCCTTCTGTCGTCCGAAGTGCTCGACGAACATCAAGAGCCGTACGGTATTGCGTTGTACGATTTCAACGGGGAAACGGACGAAGATCTCGGTTTCAGG GCTAACGATAAGATCTACCTGCTGAAACGGCTGAACGACGAATGGCTGCTGGGCCGGGATCGTCGTGGATGCGAGGGTATGTTCCCAAGCAACTATATTGATGTGCGGGTTCCAATACCCGACGAGAGTCACTCCGGGACCGCCGTTGTAACCAGCAAAAGCGTTAACGGAAGCAACGGCAGACTTAGCGGAACAAGCAGCCCTAGTCATCCCAAAGTGCGTGTAATTTACACTTTCAACGGTGAAGTGACAGGGGATTTGTCTCTAGTG gAAAATGACTACGTAAAAGTTATGTATCAAATTACACCGGAATGGCTGTACGGGGAATCGACTACTGGTCAGCGGGGCCAGTTTCCCGCCAACTTTCTCGAGTATGTTCCTTCGAATCTACCTCCAATGCCGGCGAGCAGCAGTGGTTGA
- the LOC129755926 gene encoding uncharacterized protein LOC129755926 isoform X2, which yields MAVCPSPMLSHSWSRNMTIPSRPAPPPPQASSSNKTNRYSPATNWDDNPFGSSSSMNGQSTSSHIYQPPPMVSAKPKKVPPPRPPPPKMVPALKKPGQQQSINILSNLFGQKRNLGTSKTAPPPVSSSQKGSAPIKLPPPPKLPQPPSSSSQHHMPNYGSVASTPSASGVDMLISFDSPPSSPTFTQKSCSDCISVDSFSSDSNYSSPNNGNMSQAESGFEDDFVSHHDYQRSKTTTPASMGLNGPKVNAMKDLWDLSDPFGMAPPAPTKATPGGSSTSTNNNSSSNYTIYAPLSSATIRAPAVNSKLYEADFVDPLCNGKSVAPKVQTVSMPTIIKASSGSGSAGSSQKSTPVHHHPAIKPKPIGLNQPPAPHWLASKPIVNNMHVQNETVVGFVHQIGEESLDSLPSLPMPNIPPPPPPPGCVVEDTVDPLLSSEVLDEHQEPYGIALYDFNGETDEDLGFRANDKIYLLKRLNDEWLLGRDRRGCEGMFPSNYIDVRVPIPDESHSGTAVVTSKSVNGSNGRLSGTSSPSHPKVRVIYTFNGEVTGDLSLVENDYVKVMYQITPEWLYGESTTGQRGQFPANFLEYVPSNLPPMPASSSG from the exons ATGGCCGTGTGTCCGTCACCGATGCTCAGCCACTCTTGGAGTCG AAACATGACGATTCCGTCTAGGCCGGCACCGCCCCCTCCACAAGCTTCGTCGTCCAACAAAACTAACCGGTACAGTCCAGCCACGAACTGGGATGATAACCCTTTCGGAAGTAGCAGCAGCATGAATGGGCAAAGTACATCCAGTCACATTTACCAGCCACCGCCGATGGTAAGTGCGAAGCCAAAAAAAGTTCCCCCACCGAGGCCTCCGCCGCCTAAAATGGTGCCGGCCCTCAAAAAACCCGGTCAGCAGCAGTCCATCAACATCTTATCGAATCTGTTTGGACAAAAGCGGAATCTGGGAACTAGCAAAACTGCACCACCACCAGTTTCTTCATCACAGAAAGGGTCGGCCCCGATAAAATTGCCACCTCCACCTAAGCTTCCGCAGCCACCATCTTCATCCAGTCAGCACCATATGCCCAACTATGGATCGGTGGCTTCCACGCCAAGCGCCAGCGGGGTCGATATGTTGATCAGTTTTGACTCACCGCCCAGCTCACCAACCTTCACGCAAAAGTCATGCAGTGATTGCATCAGCGTAGACAGCTTCAGTTCCGATTCCAACTATTCTTCGCCCAACAATGGGAACATGTCTCAGGCCGAAAGTGGATTCGAAGACGACTTTGTCAGCCATCACGATTACCAGCGATCGAAAACTACAACACCTGCTTCGATGGGCTTGAACGGCCCCAAGGTAAACGCCATGAAGGACCTCTGGGATCTTTCCGACCCGTTCGGAATGGCACCACCAGCACCTACTAAAGCTACTCCCGGCGGTAGCAGCACCAGCACCAATAATAATAGTTCTAGCAACTACACCATCTACGCACCACTTAGCTCTGCCACGATTCGAGCTCCGGCGGTGAATAGCAAGCTATACGAAGCCGATTTCGTCGATCCACTGTGCAATGGAAAATCCGTTGCCCCCAAAGTACAAACCGTCTCAATGCCAACCATCATCAAAGCATCGTCCGGAAGTGGAAGTGCTGGCAGCAGTCAAAAGTCCACTCCAGTGCACCATCATCCTGCCATCAAACCCAAACCAATCGGATTGAACCAGCCACCGGCACCGCATTGGCTAGCGTCTAAACCCATAGTCAACAACATGCATGTACAAAACGAGACCGTTGTTGGTTTTGTCCACCAGATCGGGGAGGAATCGCTGGATTCGTTACCTTCGCTACCGATGCCAAACATTCCACCACCACCACCGCCGCCAGGATGCGTCGTTGAAGATACCGTCGATCCCCTTCTGTCGTCCGAAGTGCTCGACGAACATCAAGAGCCGTACGGTATTGCGTTGTACGATTTCAACGGGGAAACGGACGAAGATCTCGGTTTCAGG GCTAACGATAAGATCTACCTGCTGAAACGGCTGAACGACGAATGGCTGCTGGGCCGGGATCGTCGTGGATGCGAGGGTATGTTCCCAAGCAACTATATTGATGTGCGGGTTCCAATACCCGACGAGAGTCACTCCGGGACCGCCGTTGTAACCAGCAAAAGCGTTAACGGAAGCAACGGCAGACTTAGCGGAACAAGCAGCCCTAGTCATCCCAAAGTGCGTGTAATTTACACTTTCAACGGTGAAGTGACAGGGGATTTGTCTCTAGTG gAAAATGACTACGTAAAAGTTATGTATCAAATTACACCGGAATGGCTGTACGGGGAATCGACTACTGGTCAGCGGGGCCAGTTTCCCGCCAACTTTCTCGAGTATGTTCCTTCGAATCTACCTCCAATGCCGGCGAGCAGCAGTGGTTGA
- the LOC129755701 gene encoding dual specificity protein kinase Ttk: MDNSNAENILQSSVIGVDCSSILWNREKDSSEERSPKFCRATRSFQPKRVSELPPLESESDSDDDNNLNCAILNDSFLLTPSKTIEEVSSSSANAQKSVTTTEPTKGKENVTERPARKKLDDVLAKQTGDQPQQESAPKAPLKRVPLVDRSQLEKQFSIFNTHDSTKSSKMQDSGISIASSTIFSIPENVADIETKQQPSVEKVIEGESTPMVCENHPKIQSPPKECPEISDRNRHLFVTPGDKLSLNHARGTTGRMLTSTANRKSRNTLENEFKSQKILFATPLSTGLARPPVSANDSLSLSLVDTPIKSKDRPLSPIKEQIRPSKRSTEDLFPSTPAPEKRLSPEPRDVPPKSNEIAGSSKESLPTVMPESKPSHIVTINGKDYQIMKKLGSGGSSSVFLAKQSKTGLECALKLVNLEGDASLVEGYLNETKLLAKLQGNENVVALYDYYHIPDSNQLFLVMEKGDSDLHKILQNYRKDIPLFSLMQIWYQMIQCVHYIHEHGVIHLDLKPANFLMVKGRLKLIDFGIASNIAYDSTSIMKFSQAGTFNYISPEALIDTSTESSPISAQPKIRMSKKSDIWSLGCILYLLLYKQTPFAHIKNIHTKVNIITNPNTVIEYPSLPSYYPPMLLEMLQKCLRYDPKSRASTAELLEYPFDMVIPLSALAK; this comes from the exons ATGGATAACTCTAATGCGGAGAATATACTGCAGAGTTCCGTTATAGGTGTTGATTGCAGCAGTATTTTGTGGAACAG AGAAAAAGATTCTTCCGAGGAGCGGTCTCCGAAGTTTTGTCGAGCAACGAGAAG TTTTCAGCCCAAACGAGTATCAGAACTTCCGCCGCTTGAATCGGAGTCAGATTCCGACGATGATAATAA CTTGAATTGTGCAATTTTGAACGATTCCTTTCTACTGACCCCATCGAAAACTATTGAAGAAGTCAGCAGCTCGTCAGCAAATGCACAGAAATCGGTAACGACGACTGAACCCACGAAAGGTAAAGAGAACGTAACTGAACGTCCGGCTCGGAAAAAACTCGATGACGTACTGGCGAAGCAAACGGGTGATCAGCCCCAACAGGAGTCCGCTCCAAAAGCACCCCTCAAGCGAGTACCTTTGGTTGATCGATCGCAGCTTGAGAAACAGTTCAGCATTTTCAACACCCATGACAGTACAAAATCTTCGAAAATGCAAGATTCGGGCATCAGCATTGCTAGCTCCACAATTTTTTCGATACCGGAAAACGTTGCCGATATCGAAACGAAACAACAACCATCTGTCGAGAAAGTCATTGAGGGCGAGTCCACACCAATGGTTTGCgaaaatcatccaaaaatcCAATCGCCCCCAAAAGAATGCCCTGAAATCAGTGACAGAAATCGACATTTGTTTGTAACGCCGGGCGATAAGTTAAGTCTCAATCATGCTCGAGGGACTACAGGTAGAATGCTTACCTCTACGGCCAACCGAAAGTCCCGCAATACGCTTGAAAACGAATTCAAATCCCAAAAGATCTTATTTGCAACACCATTGTCAACAGGACTGGCCCGACCACCGGTTTCGGCAAACGACAGTTTATCTCTTTCACTGGTAGACACACCCATAAAATCTAAGGATCGTCCTTTGTCACCAATCAAAGAACAAATACGTCCTTCGAAACGTTCAACCGAAGATCTTTTCCCATCGACGCCGGCACCCGAAAAGCGATTATCACCGGAACCGCGAGATGTTCCTCCAAAATCGAACGAAATAGCTGGAAGCAGTAAAGAGTCTCTCCCAACGGTGATGCCGGAATCGAAACCTTCACACATTGTTACTATCAACGGCAAAGactatcaaataatgaaaaaacttGGTTCAGGTGGCTCGAGTTCCGTGTTCTTGGCCAAACAATCGAAAACGGGGTTGGAATGTGCActaaag CTAGTGAATTTGGAAGGTGACGCCAGTCTAGTGGAAGGTTACCTAAATGAGACGAAGCTTCTGGCCAAGCTACAAGGAAATGAAAACGTTGTTGCTTTGTACGATTA CTACCACATTCCCGATTCCAATCAGCTGTTTTTGGTGATGGAGAAAGGAGACTCCGATTTGCACAAAATACTGCAAAACTATCGAAAAGACATTCCTCTATTCTCGCTGATGCAAATCTGGTATCAGATGATACAGTGCGTTCACTACATTCATGAACACGGAGTCATCCACTTGGACCTGAAACCTGCAAACTTCCTCATGGTCAAGGGACGGCTTAAGTTGATCGATTTTGGTATTGCAAGTAATATTGCTTATGATTCGACCAGTATCATGAAATTTTCCCAGGCAGGAACATTCAACTACATTAGCCCGGAAGCACTGATCGATACATCAACGGAAAGTAGTCCAATCAGTGCCCAACCGAAGATTCGAATGTCGAAAAAATCGGACATCTGGTCACTAGGCTGCATCCTGTACCTGCTGCTGTACAAACAGACGCCATTCGCCCACATCAAAAACATTCACACCAAGGTGAACATCATTACGAATCCAAATACTGTCATCGAGTATCCGTCCCTTCCCAGCTACTATCCACCAATGCTGTTGGAAATGCTGCAAAAGTGTCTCAGATACGATCCTAAATCGAGAGCTTCCACAGCCGAACTGCTGGAGTACCCCTTCGATATGGTGATACCGTTGTCGGCACTGGCCAAGTAA
- the LOC129755702 gene encoding polymerase delta-interacting protein 2, which produces MGFFLTQKIVRQLRPVYLQLSVRCFSLSDQYNTRLAEVGKLELPKAQGKYETGQLFLHRVFGYRGVILFPWLARVYDRDLPAQNKSGQGEPSSGTDNNTEAVAAPTAAAKTENTSAAPPNTNKEVQKKTHTFYQVLIDQRDCPYIRAQTEAVTFLGNQESSRSLYAIPGLDYVAHEDILPYSSGEQHPLQHELFDKFLAHQPDKDPPFSAQDTLRAWQKKNHPWLELSDVHKETTEGIRVTVIPFYMGCRETPAASVYWWRYCIRLENLGELSVQLRERHWRIFSLSGTLETVRGRGVVGQEPVLSPRLPAFQYSSHVSLQAPSGHMWGTFRMEREDGHMFDCRIPPFSLESKPDDSGNSSDDTPTNLGGTGDSSSLSTPTGPGDGSNSGGPSSKSDVLF; this is translated from the exons ATGGGTTTCTTTTTGACTCAGAAGATCGTTCGTCAGTTGCGTCCAGTCTACCTCCAACTTTCTGTCCGGTGTTTCTCGCTTTCAGATCAGTACAACACCCG GTTGGCCGAAGTCGGGAAATTGGAACTGCCCAAGGCACAGGGTAAATACGAAACCGGCCAGCTGTTCTTGCATCGTGTATTTGGATACCGCGGCGTTATACTGTTCCCATGGCTAGCAAGAGTATACGATAGAGATCTTCCGGCGCAGAACAAATCCGGCCAAGGAGAGCCCAGTTCTGGGACTGACAACAACACAGAGGCTGTAGCAGCACCAACGGCGGCCGCAAAAACCGAAAACACTTCGGCTGCTCCGCCGAACACGAACAAAGAGGTACAGAAAAAAACGCACACTTTCTACCAGGTGCTTATCGATCAAAGAGACTGCCCGTACATTCGGGCCCAGACGGAAGCCGTCACTTTTCTGGGTAATCAGGAATCGAGTCGCAGCTTGTACGCCATACCCGGGTTGGATTACGTTGCTCATGAAGATATACTACCTTATAGTTCCGGAGAGCAGCATCCCCTGCAGCATGAACTGTTTGATAAGTTTCTTGCCCATCAACCGGATAAAGATCCGCCGTTTAGTGCTCAGGATACGTTAAGAGCATGGCAAAAGAAAAACCACCCCTGGTTGGAACTTTCCGATGTGCACAAGGAAACAACCGAAGGAATACGAGTTACGGTTATTCCATTTTATATGGGCTGCCGTGAGACGCCGGCTGCTTCCGTTTATTGG TGGCGCTACTGCATCCGCCTAGAAAACCTTGGCGAGCTGAGCGTTCAGCTAAGAGAACGGCACTGGAGAATATTTTCCCTGTCTGGTACGCTGGAAACGGTCCGAGGTCGCGGTGTAGTTGGTCAGGAACCGGTGCTGAGTCCTCGGTTGCCAGCCTTCCAATACAGCTCACACGTCAGCTTGCAGGCACCGAGCGGCCATATGTGGGGCACCTTCCGCATGGAACGGGAGGATGGCCACATGTTCGATTGCCGTATTCCGCCCTTTTCCCTTGAGAGTAAACCCGATGATAGCGGCAATTCTTCAGACGACACCCCCACGAATCTAGGGGGAACAGGTGACTCCTCTTCTCTTTCGACACCAACGGGCCCAGGGGATGGTAGCAATTCCGGGGGACCCAGCTCAAAAAGTGACGTCTTGTTTTGA
- the LOC129755703 gene encoding GPN-loop GTPase 3: protein MRYGQLVMGPAGSGKSTYCATMQRHGYDDKRLIKVVNLDPAAESFDYQPFIDIRDLIQLDDAMEDEELHYGPNGGLVFCIEYLLENSDWLRNQLCGVASDDEGDADVEEPDDDYIIFDMPGQIELYTHLKAGQQLAKLLESWNFRLCSIFLIDSQFMIDGSKFLSGTLAALSVMVNMELPHVNILSKMDLLSKTSKGQLDKYLEPDPHALLGEVSSESSWGRKYRKLSETIGLLIEDFSLVRFTPLNINDEENIADLLLMIDNVIQYGEDADVKTRDFDPPEPDDLGEDSDKYYQE from the exons ATGAGGTACGGCCAGCTGGTAATGGGACCCGCTGGTAGTGGCAAG TCCACATATTGCGCTACAATGCAGCGGCACGGTTACGATGATAAACGACTCATCAAGGTGGTCAATCTGGATCCAGCAGCTGAGTCCTTTGATTACCAGCCGTTCATCGATATCCGAGATCTGATCCAGCTGGACGATGCCATGGAGGATGAAGAACTCCATTACGGTCCGAATGGAGGACTTGTGTTTTGTATCGAGTACCTACTGGAGAActcggattggcttagaaaccAGCTTTGTGGAGTTGCGTCGGATGACGAGGGCGATGCGGATGTCGAAGAACCCGATGATGATTACATTATATTCGATATGCCTGGTCAAATTGAACTGTACACACATTTGAAGGCCGGTCAACAGCTGGCAAAACTGTTGGAATCGTGGAACTTTCGGCTCTGTTCGATTTTCCTGATTGATTCTCAGTTTATGATAGATGGATCGAAATTCTTGTCTGGCACGTTGGCTGCGCTGAGTGTGATGGTTAACATGGAATTACCACACGTGAACATCCTCAGTAAGATGGATTTGCTGAGTAAAACTAGTAAAGGGCAACTTGATAAGTATTTGGAACCAGATCCACACGCCTTGCTGGGTGAAGTTTCCAGTGAATCTTCCTGGGGTCGTAAGTACCGGAAACTTTCCGAAACAATTGGGCTTCTGATAGAAGATTTCAGTTTGGTACGTTTTACACCATTAAATATTAATGATGAGGAAAACATTGCTGATTTGTTGCTGATGATAGATAACGTTATCCAGTACGGAGAGGATGCAGATGTGAAAACACGAGACTTTGATCCTCCAGAGCCTGACGATCTGGGCGAAGACAGTGATAAATACTACCAAGAATAA